One Triticum dicoccoides isolate Atlit2015 ecotype Zavitan chromosome 5B, WEW_v2.0, whole genome shotgun sequence genomic window carries:
- the LOC119311959 gene encoding protein PHLOEM PROTEIN 2-LIKE A10-like, with the protein MDGLVAFSRRRRRWLLLPALGTASAYGAYKIYHLPAVAARRRRLVRLAAALAAFLDAAASSADAAALVSSDLADFVRSDSDELPRSVAQLAKLAASPEVSATVSALSQAVAAGVLRGVGSAPGPGSGDKAALTDRLVDKLFSDSGERLASSVAGSFARHLVMAFYSAPSPAGQTSSSPDWVNVVATGKGHKAISSWVEVLVGTAVGVFIDKTIHINTYEQLFEGLTNPTHDAKVKELLVSVCNGAVETLVKTSHQVISKANSRLDNNANGNSNGSGTGSSRAGEGWVETVSSTLAVPSNRNFVLDVTGRVTFETVRSFLEFVLWKLHDGARKSGDTAFDSGLRAMRYMSDKSMVVATICITLCLHVLNGTRFLVTA; encoded by the coding sequence ATGGACGGCCTCGTCGCcttctcccgccgccgccgccgctggctcCTCCTCCCCGCGCTGGGGACGGCGTCGGCCTACGGCGCGTACAAGATCTACCACCTCCCGgccgtcgccgcccgccgccgccgcctcgtccgcCTCGCCGCGGCCCTCGCGGCCTTCCTCGACGCCGCCGCTTCCTCCGCCGACGCGGCGGCCCTCGTCTCCTCCGACCTCGCCGACTTCGTCCGGTCCGACTCCGACGAGCTCCCCCGCAGCGTCGCGCAGCTCGCCAAGCTCGCCGCCTCCCCCGAGGTCTCCGCCACCGTGTCGGCGCTCTCCCAGGCCGTCGCGGCCGGGGTGCTCCGCGGCGTCGGCTCCGCCCCCGGGCCCGGCTCCGGCGACAAGGCGGCCCTCACGGACCGCCTCGTCGACAAGCTCTTCTCCGACTCCGGGGAGCGCCTCGCGTCCTCTGTCGCCGGGAGCTTCGCGCGCCACCTCGTAATGGCCTTCTACTCCGCCCCGTCTCCTGCCGGGCAGACCTCCTCATCGCCCGATTGGGTCAACGTGGTTGCAACGGGAAAGGGCCACAAGGCGATTAGCAGCTGGGTTGAGGTCCTCGTCGGCACCGCCGTGGGGGTGTTCATTGACAAGACCATACACATCAATACCTATGAGCAGCTCTTCGAAGGGCTCACCAATCCAACCCACGACGCCAAGGTCAAGGAATTGCTTGTTTCAGTATGCAACGGCGCAGTGGAGACTTTGGTGAAGACCTCTCACCAAGTTATCTCCAAGGCCAATAGTAGGTTGGATAACAATGCCAATGGCAACAGCAATGGAAGTGGCACTGGCAGTAGCAGAGCTGGGGAAGGGTGGGTGGAGACAGTCTCTAGCACATTGGCAGTGCCAAGTAACAGGAATTTTGTGCTTGATGTTACTGGGAGGGTGACATTTGAGACGGTGAGGTCATTTCTTGAGTTTGTGCTGTGGAAGCTGCACGATGGGGCGAGAAAGAGTGGGGACACCGCGTTCGACAGCGGACTGCGAGCCATGAGGTATATGAGTGATAAGTCTATGGTTGTCGCCACGATCTGCATAACACTGTGCCTGCATGTGTTGAATGGAACTCGGTTCCTGGTTACCGCTTGA